From a single Solenopsis invicta isolate M01_SB chromosome 4, UNIL_Sinv_3.0, whole genome shotgun sequence genomic region:
- the LOC113004470 gene encoding uncharacterized protein LOC113004470 isoform X1: protein MPKKFFNLSKRQQNRRTLLSYNLDREVASQPAVLPNVDDNPIAGPSCSLALEFDEIEDQSNMMQVNDASSDISHSDTHNSNSVSSYDTSIVSDDEFQINPHPENMHLPLAGELCKWANEFQINQNALTSLLQILSRHGHNDLPRDARTLLNTPRPGTHNIKTLSKGQYVHYGLLKALTSIGSRFPHAFNYRDIIHLDINIDGLPISKSSKSQLWPILGRISDLPFAPFVIGVYHGYQKAPLCEFLQPFVNEYLNLKNNGFFINEQPRQINIRAVICDAPARAYVTCTKSHNGHFACGKCTVTGETINRRMTFLDTNAPLRTDIDFINRSQPEHHLQGVLSPFEVISVPMVSHFPVDYMHNSYLGINKQLLKLWLDRSKISRVMQGHLNVLSDALKTVSKCIPTEFARKYFDLDDFHRWKATQHRTFLLYLGPLVLRNVLPNEKYLHFNALNCAMRILCSIDDYEKNNEYAHDLLVYFVQNMSILYGPQNVTYNMHTVIHLPADAKRLGPLDSFSAFPFENYLFTIKKLLRKFDKPLQQICNRLNEQSLFPAENQRFYNQQYPQLQKKINDNLPLGCCNAHGQIKFSSFVLTTKKYNNCCYIEENNITSIVCISNIGYYREIPTIIGQKFTNISTLPNYPCDSGNLGIYVVTGLSALQMWPVSLIKNKAFQMNFENDSTYLVFPLLHHKF from the coding sequence ATgcccaaaaaattttttaatttgtcgaaACGTCAACAAAACCGGCGAACTTTACTTTCTTACAATTTGGATCGTGAAGTAGCTTCTCAGCCGGCTGTACTTCCAAATGTTGACGATAATCCAATCGCTGGTCCATCATGTTCATTGGCTTTAGAATTTGATGAGATTGAAGATCAATCAAATATGATGCAGGTCAATGATGCTTCATCAGATATTAGTCACTCTGACACACACAATTCTAATAGTGTTTCATCATACGACACAAGCATCGTCAGTGATGACGAATTTCAAATTAACCCGCATCCGGAAAATATGCATTTGCCTTTGGCAGGTGAACTGTGTAAATGGGCAAatgaatttcaaattaatcaaaatgcaTTAACATCATTATTACAAATTCTGTCAAGACATGGGCATAATGATTTACCTCGGGATGCGCGAACACTTTTGAATACCCCAAGACCAGGTACTCATAATATTAAAACTCTTTCCAAAGGTCAGTATGTTCACTACGGCTTATTAAAAGCGCTTACATCAATTGGTAGTCGCTTTCCTCATGCTTTTAATTATCGGGATATAATTCATTTGGACATAAATATTGATGGCTTACCAATTTCGAAAAGCTCAAAGAGTCAGCTTTGGCCGATTTTAGGCAGGATTTCTGATTTGCCATTTGCACCATTCGTCATCGGTGTTTATCATGGTTACCAAAAAGCTCCTttatgcgaatttcttcaaccatttgtgaatgaatatttaaatttaaaaaacaatggaTTCTTTATCAACGAACAGCCCCGGCAAATCAATATCCGTGCTGTCATTTGTGATGCTCCAGCTCGAGCATATGTTACTTGCACAAAATCGCACAATGGACACTTTGCCTGTGGGAAATGCACTGTAACGGGCGAAACAATAAATAGGCGAATGACTTTTTTAGATACTAATGCTCCACTCCGAACcgatattgattttattaacagATCGCAACCTGAACATCACCTTCAAGGTGTTTTATCGCCATTTGAAGTGATTTCAGTTCCAATGGTGAGTCATTTTCCTGTAGACTACATGCATAATTCTTATCTCGGTATAAACAAGCAACTTCTGAAATTGTGGCTAGACAGATCAAAAATTTCCAGAGTGATGCAAGGTCATCTTAATGTTTTGTCTGATGCACTGAAAACTGTGTCAAAATGTATTCCAACAGAATTCGctcgaaaatattttgatttggaTGATTTTCACAGATGGAAAGCGACTCAACATCGCACTTTTCTCCTATATTTAGGACCGCTGGTTCTTAGAAATGTGCTGCCTAATGaaaaatatctacattttaATGCCTTAAATTGTGCGATGAGAATTTTATGTAGCATTGACGATTATGAAAAGAACAACGAATATGCACATGATCTTTTGGTATATTTCGTTCAAAACATGAGCATTCTGTATGGACCACAAAATGTTACTTATAACATGCATACTGTAATACATTTACCTGCTGATGCAAAAAGATTGGGACCCCTAGATTCTTTTAGTGCTTTCCCATTTGAAAACTATCTTTTCACTATAAAAAAACTTCTCAGAAAATTTGATAAACCGTTACAACAAATTTGTAACAGGTTAAATGAACAATCGTTATTTCCTGCAGAAAATCAGCGGTTTTATAATCAACAGTATCCTCAGCTGCAGAAAAAGATCAATGATAATTTACCATTAGGTTGCTGTAACGCACAtggtcaaataaaattttcttcgtttgtcttgacaacaaaaaaatataataactgctGCTACATCGAGGAAAACAATATCACAAGCATTGTTTGCATTTCGAATATTGGTTATTATCGTGAAATTCCAACAATTATTGGTCaaaagtttacaaatatttcaacGTTACCTAATTATCCTTGTGA